One region of Bacillus pumilus genomic DNA includes:
- a CDS encoding class I SAM-dependent rRNA methyltransferase produces the protein MKKISLKQTFAEQVKKGYPLISKDAVSHVNGMKEGELIEWVDERGTFLGKGYYGVQNKGIGWVLTFDANEKIDHAFFVSKLEQAAKSRTHLFHDAQTTAFRVFNGEGDGIGGLTIDHYDGFYLIQWYSEGVYTFKAEVLAALEHVYPDYKGIYEKKRFDTSGQYIEDDDFVKGEKGQFPLIVKENGMNVAVYLNDGAMTGIFLDQRHVRKAIRDRYAKGKTVLNTFSYTGAFSVAAALGGASRTTSVDVANRSLKKTSEQFEVNDIVVDGQDIKVMDVFKYFPFAAKKGWTYDLVILDPPSFARTKKHTFSAAKDYKKLLKEAIQITAENGVIVASTNSSAFGMKKFKGFIAQAFKESGQTYRILEEYTLPEDFRTTKNYPEGNYLKVVFIQA, from the coding sequence ATGAAAAAAATCTCATTAAAACAAACATTTGCAGAACAAGTGAAAAAGGGATACCCGCTCATTTCTAAAGATGCTGTATCGCATGTAAACGGTATGAAAGAAGGCGAGCTGATTGAATGGGTGGATGAGCGAGGCACCTTTTTAGGAAAAGGGTATTATGGTGTGCAAAATAAAGGGATCGGCTGGGTACTCACCTTTGATGCCAACGAAAAAATAGACCATGCCTTTTTTGTCTCCAAGCTTGAGCAGGCAGCGAAAAGCAGAACGCATTTATTTCATGATGCACAGACGACTGCTTTCCGTGTGTTCAACGGAGAGGGAGATGGCATTGGCGGGCTCACGATTGATCATTATGACGGCTTCTATCTCATCCAGTGGTATAGCGAAGGAGTTTATACATTCAAGGCGGAAGTATTGGCTGCACTTGAGCATGTATATCCAGACTATAAAGGCATTTATGAAAAGAAACGATTTGATACGTCGGGACAGTATATAGAAGATGATGATTTTGTAAAAGGGGAGAAAGGTCAATTTCCTCTCATCGTGAAAGAAAATGGCATGAACGTAGCGGTTTACTTAAATGATGGTGCGATGACAGGCATTTTTCTTGATCAACGTCATGTGAGAAAAGCAATTCGAGATCGCTATGCAAAAGGAAAGACCGTGCTCAATACATTTTCTTACACAGGTGCTTTCTCCGTGGCAGCAGCGCTTGGCGGAGCGAGCAGGACGACAAGTGTAGATGTCGCAAACCGCAGTTTGAAAAAAACATCTGAACAGTTTGAAGTCAACGATATAGTTGTGGACGGGCAGGATATTAAAGTCATGGACGTCTTTAAGTACTTTCCGTTTGCTGCGAAAAAAGGATGGACCTATGATCTTGTCATCTTAGATCCGCCATCCTTTGCACGCACGAAAAAGCACACATTCAGTGCGGCGAAGGATTATAAGAAGCTATTAAAAGAAGCTATCCAAATCACAGCTGAGAACGGCGTCATTGTGGCATCAACGAATAGCAGTGCATTTGGTATGAAGAAATTCAAAGGATTTATTGCGCAGGCCTTTAAAGAATCAGGACAAACCTATCGTATCCTTGAAGAATATACACTTCCTGAGGATTTCCGTACGACGAAGAATTATCCAGAAGGAAATTATTTAAAGGTTGTCTTCATACAAGCATAA
- a CDS encoding VOC family protein codes for MTTLRLDHTGIMVSNIDTSIDFYEKVVGMKLKDRITHTNGIIELAFLGFKDEAETEIELIQGYSSDLPSEGKVHHLAFTTDNIHAEFNRIQKLQIELIDEEITTLPNGYCYFFFRGPDQEWIEFFQR; via the coding sequence TTGACGACATTACGATTAGATCATACAGGTATTATGGTTTCAAATATTGATACGTCCATTGATTTTTATGAAAAAGTCGTGGGCATGAAATTAAAGGATCGCATCACTCATACAAACGGAATCATTGAGCTTGCATTTCTCGGCTTTAAAGATGAGGCAGAAACGGAAATTGAGCTCATCCAAGGGTACAGCAGCGATCTGCCATCTGAAGGAAAGGTTCACCATCTTGCCTTTACAACTGACAATATTCATGCTGAATTCAATCGTATTCAAAAGCTGCAAATCGAATTAATTGATGAAGAAATTACGACGCTACCAAATGGATACTGCTACTTCTTTTTCAGAGGGCCAGACCAAGAATGGATCGAATTCTTCCAGCGCTAA
- the thiM gene encoding hydroxyethylthiazole kinase, which translates to MKTSIASHLLEKVRAENPLVHNITNQVVTNFTANGLLALGASPVMANAKEEVAEMAQLADALVLNIGTLTKETVEAMILAGQSANKKGIPVLLDPVGVGATAFRMKAAKQLLEQVNMTVVRGNAAEIAHLLEVDGWESKGVDAKAANGDVSALVKQATKTLQTVVVITGEVDVVSNGEDVLSIHNGHEWLTKVTGTGCLLTSVIGAFCAAGERPLHASAAALLFYGVAAEKAAQYTENKGPGTFQMELLNALSHTTGKDVLTLGKIGGMSHDKD; encoded by the coding sequence ATGAAAACAAGCATCGCATCTCATTTATTGGAAAAGGTTCGAGCGGAAAATCCACTTGTTCATAATATCACCAATCAAGTCGTGACGAACTTTACAGCGAATGGTCTGCTTGCTTTAGGCGCTTCGCCGGTCATGGCAAATGCCAAAGAAGAAGTGGCTGAAATGGCGCAATTAGCCGATGCGCTTGTGCTGAACATTGGCACACTGACCAAGGAGACGGTGGAGGCCATGATTCTGGCTGGACAATCTGCCAATAAAAAGGGGATACCTGTTCTATTAGATCCTGTCGGCGTTGGTGCGACAGCGTTTCGAATGAAAGCGGCAAAACAGCTGTTAGAGCAAGTGAACATGACAGTTGTCAGAGGGAACGCTGCAGAAATTGCTCATTTACTTGAAGTGGATGGCTGGGAGTCAAAAGGCGTGGATGCGAAAGCAGCGAACGGAGATGTATCGGCACTAGTCAAACAAGCAACGAAGACACTTCAGACAGTTGTGGTGATCACAGGGGAAGTCGATGTAGTTTCAAATGGAGAGGATGTGTTGTCTATTCATAATGGACATGAATGGCTCACCAAGGTGACGGGAACAGGCTGTTTACTGACGTCTGTCATCGGGGCATTTTGTGCAGCAGGTGAAAGGCCGCTTCACGCATCGGCAGCTGCTCTATTGTTTTATGGTGTCGCAGCTGAAAAGGCAGCTCAGTACACCGAGAATAAAGGGCCAGGTACGTTTCAAATGGAATTGCTCAATGCACTCTCACACACAACTGGCAAAGATGTGTTGACGCTAGGGAAAATAGGGGGAATGTCACATGACAAAGACTGA
- a CDS encoding CidB/LrgB family autolysis modulator, with product MLVGALFLILTVLLYLGSKAVYKRHPKVYVSPLLVTPLVLVVFLLIVNIPYDAYNQGGKWLTNMLQPATVAFAIPLYKYFHILKKHAAEIILNVACGSVIAILSTAFIAKLFHLDTGLIESLVPRSVTTPVAMSVSEMIGGMPSVTAVFVILTALFGSIIGPMIIRYFRIDNDIAMGVLLGTGAHGAGTSKAFEMSSVSGTISSVSMILSAIITLCAAPLLMSFAL from the coding sequence ATGTTAGTTGGCGCACTATTTCTGATCTTAACGGTTCTTTTATATCTCGGATCAAAAGCGGTGTATAAACGGCATCCGAAGGTCTATGTCTCACCATTACTTGTGACACCGCTTGTCCTTGTCGTCTTTCTGTTAATCGTCAACATTCCTTACGATGCATACAATCAAGGCGGGAAATGGCTCACGAATATGCTTCAGCCTGCGACTGTTGCTTTTGCCATTCCTTTATATAAGTATTTTCACATTCTGAAGAAGCATGCAGCGGAAATTATTTTGAATGTGGCTTGCGGTTCTGTCATTGCGATTCTATCTACGGCATTTATCGCGAAGTTGTTTCATTTGGATACAGGCCTTATTGAAAGTCTTGTTCCAAGGTCGGTCACAACACCAGTGGCGATGAGTGTGTCAGAAATGATTGGCGGGATGCCGTCCGTTACGGCAGTATTCGTCATTTTAACCGCACTGTTTGGGTCAATCATCGGTCCAATGATCATTCGTTATTTCCGTATTGATAATGACATTGCCATGGGCGTCCTGCTTGGTACTGGTGCACACGGGGCAGGAACATCGAAGGCATTTGAAATGAGCTCCGTCTCAGGGACGATCTCAAGTGTGTCAATGATTCTTTCAGCCATAATTACATTATGTGCAGCACCTCTCCTCATGTCGTTTGCCTTATAA
- a CDS encoding CidA/LrgA family holin-like protein — protein sequence MKLLKTPLIAVLQIMALFVFAKLMNVLAAFLHLRIPGTILGILVIFLLLHFKIIQLKWIELGAVWLLGELLLFFIPSAVGVIDYGTLISQSGTSIVLVVLLSTFVVMLSTGIMTQMIAKRKERKKLC from the coding sequence GTGAAATTGCTCAAAACGCCGCTGATTGCTGTCCTTCAGATTATGGCTTTGTTTGTTTTTGCGAAATTGATGAATGTGCTCGCGGCCTTTTTGCATTTAAGAATACCGGGTACGATTTTAGGCATTCTGGTCATTTTCTTATTACTTCATTTTAAAATCATTCAATTAAAATGGATTGAACTTGGTGCCGTATGGCTGCTCGGAGAACTGCTGCTATTCTTTATCCCATCAGCCGTTGGTGTCATTGATTATGGAACATTGATTTCTCAATCTGGTACAAGTATTGTCCTTGTCGTCTTACTGAGTACCTTTGTCGTCATGCTCTCGACTGGTATCATGACGCAAATGATTGCGAAAAGAAAGGAGCGGAAAAAGCTATGTTAG
- the cidR gene encoding cidABC operon transcriptional activator CidR, with the protein MDIRHLTYFLEVARLKSFTKASQSLYVSQPTISKMVKNLEDELGVQLFYRNGRQVEMTDAGQTMYTQASEITQSFQNLTSELNDLMNVKKGHIRIGLPPMIGSSFFPNVMGEFRQQYPDVTFQLVEHGSIKVEEGVEDGSLDIGVIVLPANDKIFHTYTIIKEDMKLVTHPSHPMAGRDKVDLADLKEESFIFFREDFVLHSRILNECMNAGFRPNVIYETSQWDFISEMVAENLGIGLLPERICRDLDPEKVKVISLNTSIPWHLGVIWRKDRYLSFAAREWLKHTKSYVWGAE; encoded by the coding sequence GTGGACATTAGACATTTAACATATTTCTTAGAAGTGGCGAGGTTAAAAAGCTTCACAAAAGCATCACAATCTCTTTATGTGTCGCAGCCTACCATTTCCAAGATGGTCAAAAATCTCGAGGATGAGCTGGGGGTGCAGTTGTTTTATCGGAATGGCCGGCAGGTTGAAATGACAGATGCTGGACAAACGATGTATACCCAGGCGAGTGAAATCACACAATCATTTCAAAATTTAACGAGCGAGCTAAATGATCTAATGAATGTCAAAAAAGGGCATATTCGCATCGGGCTGCCGCCGATGATTGGATCGAGTTTTTTCCCGAATGTCATGGGAGAATTTCGTCAGCAGTATCCTGATGTCACATTTCAATTAGTGGAGCACGGCTCTATTAAAGTAGAGGAAGGGGTCGAAGATGGTTCGTTAGATATTGGTGTCATTGTTCTGCCTGCAAATGATAAAATCTTTCATACGTACACCATTATTAAAGAGGACATGAAGCTCGTGACGCATCCATCACATCCGATGGCAGGTCGAGATAAGGTTGATTTAGCTGATTTAAAGGAAGAGTCCTTTATTTTCTTTCGAGAAGACTTTGTTCTGCATAGCCGGATATTGAATGAATGTATGAATGCGGGCTTCCGGCCCAATGTCATTTATGAAACGTCTCAATGGGATTTCATTAGTGAGATGGTAGCCGAGAACTTGGGAATTGGCCTTCTGCCTGAGCGGATCTGCCGTGATCTTGATCCTGAAAAGGTGAAAGTCATTTCCTTAAATACGTCGATCCCATGGCATTTAGGAGTCATTTGGCGAAAGGATCGCTATTTGTCGTTTGCGGCAAGAGAATGGTTAAAGCATACGAAATCCTATGTATGGGGAGCAGAGTAA